A stretch of Deltaproteobacteria bacterium DNA encodes these proteins:
- a CDS encoding ferredoxin family protein, with product MMFKVEVDPDKCVGDEECVEVCPVDVFELQDGKAVPVQADECLGCESCIEVCEFQAITVTEI from the coding sequence ATTATGTTTAAGGTCGAAGTGGACCCGGATAAGTGTGTCGGTGATGAAGAATGTGTAGAGGTCTGTCCGGTGGATGTTTTTGAGCTCCAAGATGGTAAAGCCGTTCCGGTTCAAGCCGATGAATGTCTGGGCTGTGAAAGCTGTATCGAGGTTTGCGAATTCCAGGCGATTACGGTAACAGAGATATAA
- a CDS encoding HD-GYP domain-containing protein, translating into MIKKIESDHLTIGMYVNQLDRPYLETPFLSHKFFLKTPKQIDQLRKYCRYVYVDTEKGMDIDPVQEVPKADLVENAFLSVGNSRKKDDKTSILGDREIHRALEVHNQAQKVIGKILEDVRLGESIKTAEAKQAVNAIVNSLIEDQDALLCFSQLKTRDEYTAFHSINVSILSVAFGKQLGLSVEELQILGLGGLLHDIGKMRIPLEILNKPGKLTDAEFEIMKSHVLLAKDLLERAGDFPVKAMEVVLQHHERYDGRGYPSGLIGNQIDLFGRIASIVDVYDAISSDRIYRNAMPPHEAIKRIYEWSATDFERSLVEHFIKAIGIYPVGSLVEINRSDVGMVVSTSQKDALKPVVLLLFDSQKQKYKPPRLIDLTEKDPVFNSSFWSVSKVLGPAGKEILSAL; encoded by the coding sequence ATGATCAAAAAAATTGAGTCCGACCATTTAACTATCGGGATGTATGTCAATCAATTGGACCGTCCTTATCTTGAAACCCCGTTTTTGAGCCACAAGTTCTTTCTCAAAACCCCGAAACAGATAGATCAGCTCCGTAAATATTGCCGGTATGTTTATGTTGATACAGAGAAAGGGATGGATATCGATCCGGTTCAGGAAGTCCCCAAGGCGGATCTTGTTGAAAACGCTTTCTTAAGTGTCGGGAACAGCAGGAAAAAGGATGATAAAACTTCAATCCTGGGGGATAGAGAGATCCATCGAGCCTTAGAGGTTCATAATCAGGCCCAAAAAGTTATCGGAAAAATTCTGGAGGATGTAAGACTCGGTGAAAGCATAAAAACGGCTGAAGCCAAACAAGCGGTTAATGCCATCGTAAACAGTCTTATAGAAGATCAAGATGCTCTGCTCTGTTTTTCGCAGTTGAAGACCCGGGATGAATATACGGCTTTTCATTCCATTAATGTCAGCATCCTCTCGGTCGCTTTCGGCAAGCAGTTGGGACTGAGTGTCGAAGAACTGCAGATTTTGGGTTTAGGGGGTTTATTGCATGATATTGGAAAAATGAGGATCCCTCTTGAGATTTTAAACAAACCCGGCAAACTGACCGATGCGGAATTTGAAATCATGAAAAGTCATGTCCTTTTGGCCAAAGACCTGCTGGAAAGAGCCGGGGATTTTCCTGTGAAGGCCATGGAGGTCGTGCTGCAGCATCACGAAAGATATGACGGCCGGGGGTACCCTTCCGGTCTGATCGGCAACCAGATCGATCTTTTTGGAAGGATCGCTTCCATCGTAGATGTTTATGATGCCATTTCCAGCGATCGGATTTACCGAAATGCCATGCCCCCTCATGAGGCCATAAAACGGATCTATGAGTGGAGTGCAACGGACTTTGAACGATCCCTGGTGGAACATTTTATCAAAGCTATTGGGATATACCCTGTCGGGAGCCTGGTGGAAATTAACCGTTCCGATGTCGGGATGGTCGTCTCCACGAGTCAAAAAGATGCCCTGAAGCCGGTAGTCCTCCTCCTCTTTGACAGCCAAAAACAGAAATACAAACCGCCCCGGTTGATTGATCTCACGGAAAAAGATCCTGTTTTTAATAGTTCTTTTTGGTCAGTCAGTAAGGTTTTGGGCCCGGCCGGGAAAGAAATTTTATCCGCACTATAA
- a CDS encoding DsbA family protein, which produces MTGRIDRLQKEFELDIRWTAFPLHPETPEEGQTLEEFFAGRLDIQQIMTRLKKAAQDSGLPFGDQKMIYNSRLAQELSKWAGTKGQEGPFHQVVFQANFVQGINIGKMDELQKLAEGIGLPGKEAGEILKKRTFKMAVDSDWARSRSLGIQAVPTFVLNGNSLVGAQPYEKMGKFLEAAGVKKRMGD; this is translated from the coding sequence ATTACCGGGCGTATTGATCGTTTACAAAAAGAATTTGAATTGGACATCCGATGGACGGCCTTCCCGCTCCATCCCGAAACCCCTGAAGAGGGACAAACCCTGGAAGAGTTTTTTGCCGGGCGTCTGGATATCCAGCAGATCATGACCCGTCTGAAAAAGGCGGCCCAGGATAGCGGATTGCCCTTTGGAGATCAGAAGATGATCTATAACAGCCGGTTAGCCCAAGAACTGTCCAAATGGGCCGGCACCAAAGGGCAGGAAGGTCCCTTCCACCAGGTGGTTTTCCAGGCTAATTTTGTCCAGGGTATCAATATCGGGAAAATGGATGAACTCCAAAAGCTTGCCGAAGGTATCGGGCTCCCCGGAAAGGAAGCCGGAGAAATTTTGAAAAAAAGGACCTTTAAAATGGCGGTCGATTCGGACTGGGCCAGATCTCGGAGCCTGGGCATTCAAGCCGTTCCGACATTCGTTTTGAACGGCAATTCTTTGGTCGGCGCCCAGCCTTATGAAAAAATGGGTAAATTTTTAGAGGCCGCCGGGGTAAAGAAGCGAATGGGAGATTGA